One Nitrospirota bacterium DNA window includes the following coding sequences:
- a CDS encoding radical SAM protein, producing the protein MKITFINPKHHPHSMNFHHCMDLVGVKYSHMPLSLPTLAALTPPDCAVGLIDENVEAVSFETDADIIALTGSVPQRKRVFELANEYRKRGKLVALGGPITFDMLEECKTYADVVFIGEAEYTWPAFIDDFKQGKQKSIYHQKEFINIEDSPVPHFHLLKSGQYASGCIQVTRGCPYRCDFCDIPIKYGGQPRSKKIEQVLSEIRILSGLGNDSVFIVDDNFAGNKPYAKTLLKEIAALLPSLPTKMYFYTQAALDVANDDELLDLFRAANFLRLFIGIETGDKGKLSELNKRHQIDMDITRAVEKIKSYGITVWAGIMFGLESDDLSSFDRQLEFIRDTNFIPVQVGLLQALPETPLYRRALETNRLLRLPSLLGLTALSEEEVSKATNLIPQKMSEEELEKNFARILRKMFSPESFRAKMIQYIGSNTRNLTSSMPVLNLKTAMILIRMLSFYLFRADRKTRKMFFHVLKSLASHRLRNLDETVFHLLAYKHMQTHYYRIAEICESKR; encoded by the coding sequence ATGAAAATAACCTTCATCAATCCAAAGCATCACCCCCATTCAATGAACTTTCATCATTGCATGGACCTTGTAGGCGTAAAATATTCTCACATGCCGTTATCTCTTCCTACGCTGGCAGCCCTGACCCCTCCTGACTGCGCCGTCGGGCTTATTGATGAAAATGTTGAGGCTGTAAGTTTTGAAACCGATGCTGATATTATTGCTTTGACCGGCTCCGTACCCCAGAGAAAGAGGGTTTTTGAATTAGCAAACGAGTACAGAAAGCGCGGAAAGCTTGTTGCCCTCGGCGGGCCAATCACATTCGATATGCTTGAGGAATGCAAAACGTACGCGGATGTGGTTTTTATCGGCGAGGCTGAATATACCTGGCCTGCATTCATAGATGATTTCAAGCAGGGGAAACAAAAGAGCATATACCATCAAAAAGAATTTATAAATATTGAGGACTCTCCCGTTCCTCATTTTCATCTGCTGAAATCAGGCCAGTACGCAAGCGGATGCATTCAGGTAACGCGGGGATGCCCTTACCGGTGCGACTTTTGTGATATTCCTATAAAGTACGGCGGCCAACCCCGCTCTAAAAAAATAGAACAGGTTCTCAGCGAAATAAGAATTCTTTCAGGACTCGGCAATGATTCGGTATTTATTGTGGATGACAATTTTGCAGGCAACAAGCCGTATGCCAAAACCCTGCTAAAAGAGATAGCCGCCCTGCTTCCTTCTCTTCCGACTAAGATGTACTTTTATACTCAGGCGGCCCTGGATGTGGCGAACGATGATGAACTGCTGGATTTATTCCGGGCAGCAAACTTTCTCCGGCTGTTCATAGGAATAGAGACCGGAGACAAAGGCAAACTGAGCGAACTGAACAAGAGACATCAGATAGATATGGACATAACCCGCGCTGTTGAAAAGATCAAGTCCTACGGCATCACGGTGTGGGCCGGCATCATGTTCGGGCTTGAAAGTGATGACCTGTCGTCTTTTGACAGGCAGCTTGAGTTTATCCGGGATACCAACTTTATCCCTGTACAGGTAGGACTGCTGCAGGCGCTTCCGGAAACCCCCCTTTACCGGCGCGCGCTGGAGACAAACAGGCTGCTGCGGCTCCCCTCCTTACTCGGACTGACCGCACTCAGCGAAGAAGAAGTCTCCAAGGCAACGAACCTGATTCCGCAGAAGATGAGCGAGGAAGAGCTTGAGAAAAACTTTGCGCGCATTCTGAGAAAAATGTTCTCGCCGGAATCCTTCAGGGCCAAGATGATTCAGTATATCGGCTCTAACACCAGAAACCTGACATCATCAATGCCTGTCCTCAATCTAAAGACAGCAATGATACTGATTCGCATGCTTTCGTTTTACCTGTTCCGAGCTGACAGGAAAACGCGCAAAATGTTTTTCCATGTTCTTAAGTCTCTAGCGTCTCACAGGCTGCGGAATCTGGATGAGACTGTTTTTCATTTGCTGGCATACAAGCACATGCAGACGCACTACTACAGAATAGCGGAGATCTGTGAATCCAAAAGATGA
- a CDS encoding prolipoprotein diacylglyceryl transferase: MLPSIYFGSLEISTWRLAALGSVVICWILFLIRSKKLGYPFYTIFPWLLFALPVGTLGAHLFNKIIPVLAGAESTSYPFSGLTVIGSIISVLLYSLLYIKYVMKIPPMQLMDAVAFTFPLSVLLGRIGCLLNGCCYGKIAPDSIKTSFLSVFTLPLDFYIPSSQIRHDYHGMPHDSLVWNLPLLFMLEAFAILVITEIMYHKREKWALYPGTVFASAGTLYSGGRFFLEFMRKDEMIGNTIFNAWQMATLVLFLFFSLWLCFSLYRRYQNLSRNKESI; the protein is encoded by the coding sequence ATGTTACCTTCTATTTATTTCGGCAGTCTGGAAATTTCTACTTGGCGGCTCGCCGCGCTCGGCAGTGTAGTGATCTGCTGGATTCTCTTTCTGATACGCTCAAAAAAACTGGGTTATCCTTTCTATACAATTTTCCCGTGGTTATTATTTGCCTTGCCGGTCGGCACCTTAGGAGCTCACCTTTTTAATAAAATAATCCCGGTTCTTGCAGGAGCAGAAAGCACTTCTTATCCCTTTTCGGGACTTACCGTAATAGGCAGCATTATATCGGTCCTGCTGTATAGTCTTCTTTATATCAAGTATGTGATGAAAATTCCGCCCATGCAGCTTATGGATGCAGTTGCGTTCACTTTTCCTCTTTCGGTCCTGTTGGGCCGGATAGGATGTCTTTTGAATGGGTGTTGTTATGGAAAAATAGCGCCTGACTCGATTAAAACCTCATTTCTCTCTGTCTTTACGCTTCCCCTTGATTTTTATATTCCGTCTTCACAGATACGGCACGACTATCACGGCATGCCTCATGACAGCCTCGTATGGAATCTGCCTTTATTGTTTATGCTTGAGGCTTTTGCTATATTAGTGATTACTGAAATCATGTATCACAAGCGTGAAAAATGGGCACTGTATCCGGGGACGGTCTTTGCCTCTGCAGGCACTCTGTATTCGGGCGGGCGCTTTTTTTTAGAGTTTATGAGGAAAGATGAAATGATAGGCAATACTATTTTTAACGCATGGCAGATGGCTACACTGGTCCTCTTTCTGTTTTTTTCACTCTGGCTTTGCTTTAGCCTATACAGGCGGTATCAAAATCTATCACGTAATAAGGAAAGTATTTAA